One Mycolicibacter sp. MU0083 DNA window includes the following coding sequences:
- a CDS encoding SDR family oxidoreductase translates to MSDLVGKSAVVAAGAKNLGGLISVTLASRGVNVAVHYNSDGSESDADATVAAVRATGAKAIKVQGDLSAPANVTALFDAAVDAFGGVDFAINTVGKVLRKPILETTEAEYNSMFDVNAKAAYFFLQQAGRRLNDNGAVVTIVTALLGAFTDGYSTYAGSKSPVEHFTRAAAKEFGTRGISVNSVAPGPMDTPFFYPQETPERVEFHKSQGMGNRLTRIEDIAPLVLFLLDGGHWVTGQTIFANGGYTTR, encoded by the coding sequence ATGAGTGATCTGGTGGGGAAGTCTGCGGTGGTGGCCGCCGGGGCGAAGAACCTGGGCGGGTTGATCAGCGTCACGTTGGCTTCGAGGGGTGTCAACGTGGCCGTGCACTACAACAGCGACGGTTCGGAATCCGACGCGGACGCCACCGTCGCGGCGGTACGGGCCACCGGTGCCAAGGCGATCAAGGTGCAGGGCGACCTCAGCGCTCCGGCCAATGTCACCGCGTTGTTCGACGCGGCGGTCGACGCGTTCGGCGGGGTGGATTTCGCGATCAACACCGTCGGCAAGGTGCTGCGAAAGCCGATACTGGAAACCACTGAAGCCGAATATAATTCGATGTTCGACGTCAACGCCAAGGCCGCCTACTTCTTTCTGCAGCAGGCCGGCAGGCGACTCAACGACAACGGCGCGGTGGTGACGATCGTGACCGCGCTGCTCGGCGCGTTCACCGACGGCTACTCCACCTATGCGGGGTCCAAGAGTCCGGTGGAGCACTTCACCCGGGCGGCGGCCAAGGAGTTCGGAACCCGGGGGATCAGCGTCAACAGCGTCGCCCCCGGTCCGATGGACACCCCGTTCTTCTACCCGCAGGAGACCCCCGAGCGAGTCGAGTTCCACAAGTCGCAGGGCATGGGCAACCGGTTGACCCGGATCGAGGACATCGCGCCGCTGGTGCTGTTCCTACTCGACGGCGGGCACTGGGTCACCGGGCAGACGATCTTCGCCAACGGCGGGTACACCACGCGCTGA
- the acpM gene encoding meromycolate extension acyl carrier protein AcpM: MAASQEEIIAGLAEIIEEVTGIEPSEVTVEKSFVDDLDIDSLSMVEIAVQTEDKYGVKIPDEDLAGLRTVGDVVGYIQKLEAENPEAAAALREKFGSES; the protein is encoded by the coding sequence GTGGCTGCCAGCCAGGAAGAAATCATCGCCGGTCTCGCCGAGATCATCGAAGAGGTGACCGGGATCGAGCCCAGCGAGGTCACCGTCGAGAAGTCCTTCGTCGACGACCTGGACATCGACTCGCTGTCGATGGTGGAGATCGCCGTTCAGACCGAAGACAAGTACGGCGTGAAGATCCCCGACGAGGACCTCGCGGGCCTGCGCACCGTCGGTGACGTGGTGGGCTACATCCAGAAGCTCGAGGCCGAGAACCCCGAGGCTGCCGCCGCACTGCGCGAGAAGTTCGGTTCCGAGAGCTAA
- a CDS encoding acyl-CoA carboxylase subunit beta has protein sequence MTTMAPETVGESLDPRDPLLRLSTFFDDGTVELLHERDRSGVLAASGTVNGVRTIAFCTDGTVMGGAMGIDGCNHIVDAYDTAIAEQSPIVGLWHSGGARLAEGVRALHAVGLVFEAMIRASGYIPQISVVVGFAAGGAAYGPALTDVIVMAPEGRVFVTGPDVVRSVTGEDVDMAALGGPDTHHKKSGVCHIVADDELDAYERGRRLVGLFCQQGHFDRSKAEAHDSDLHALLPESARRAYDVHPLVTALLDDDAPFDEFQGKWAPSMVVGLGRLAGRTVGVLANNPLRLGGCLNSESAEKSARFVRLCDAFGIPLIVIVDVPGYLPGVGQEWGGVVRRGAKLLHAFGEATVPRVTLVTRKTYGGAYIAMNSRSLGATKVFAWPDAEVAVMGAKAAVGILHKKKLAAAADHERDALHEELALEHERIAGGVDSAIDIGVVDEKIDPSHTRSKITQALAEAPARRGRHKNIPL, from the coding sequence ATGACGACTATGGCTCCCGAAACGGTGGGCGAATCGCTAGATCCGCGCGATCCCCTGCTGCGACTGTCGACGTTCTTCGACGACGGCACCGTGGAGTTGCTGCACGAGCGTGACCGCTCCGGGGTGCTGGCGGCGAGCGGCACCGTCAACGGCGTGCGCACCATCGCGTTCTGCACCGACGGCACCGTGATGGGCGGTGCGATGGGCATCGACGGCTGTAACCACATCGTCGACGCCTACGACACCGCGATCGCCGAGCAGAGCCCGATCGTGGGCCTGTGGCACTCCGGCGGCGCTCGACTCGCCGAGGGTGTGCGCGCCCTGCACGCGGTGGGGCTGGTCTTCGAAGCGATGATCCGGGCATCCGGCTACATCCCGCAGATCTCGGTGGTGGTCGGATTCGCCGCCGGCGGCGCCGCCTACGGCCCGGCGCTGACCGACGTGATCGTGATGGCGCCCGAGGGCCGGGTGTTCGTCACCGGTCCCGACGTGGTGCGCAGCGTCACCGGCGAGGACGTCGACATGGCCGCCCTCGGCGGGCCCGACACCCACCACAAGAAGTCCGGTGTGTGCCACATCGTCGCCGACGACGAACTCGACGCCTACGAGCGGGGCCGCCGCCTGGTCGGGTTGTTCTGCCAGCAGGGGCATTTCGACCGCAGCAAGGCCGAAGCGCACGACAGCGACCTGCACGCACTGCTGCCCGAATCGGCGCGCCGCGCCTACGATGTGCATCCGCTGGTGACCGCACTGCTCGACGACGACGCACCGTTCGACGAGTTCCAGGGGAAGTGGGCTCCGTCGATGGTGGTCGGGCTGGGTCGGCTGGCCGGGCGCACCGTCGGGGTGCTGGCCAACAACCCGCTGCGGCTCGGTGGCTGCCTGAACTCCGAGAGCGCCGAGAAGTCGGCCCGATTCGTGCGGCTGTGCGACGCGTTCGGCATCCCGCTGATCGTGATCGTGGACGTGCCGGGTTACCTGCCCGGGGTCGGCCAGGAGTGGGGCGGCGTGGTGCGCCGCGGCGCGAAGCTGCTGCACGCGTTCGGTGAGGCCACCGTCCCGCGGGTCACGCTGGTCACCCGTAAGACCTACGGCGGGGCCTACATCGCGATGAACTCCCGGTCGTTGGGTGCCACCAAGGTGTTCGCCTGGCCGGACGCCGAGGTCGCGGTGATGGGCGCCAAGGCCGCGGTCGGCATCCTGCACAAGAAGAAGCTGGCCGCCGCCGCCGACCACGAGCGTGACGCCCTGCACGAGGAGCTGGCGCTCGAGCACGAGCGGATCGCGGGCGGGGTGGACAGCGCCATCGACATCGGCGTCGTCGACGAGAAGATCGACCCGTCACACACCCGCAGCAAGATCACCCAGGCCCTGGCCGAGGCACCCGCCCGCCGCGGCCGGCACAAGAACATCCCGCTGTAG
- the kasB gene encoding 3-oxoacyl-ACP synthase KasB, with product MSTLATGNGFPNVVVTGFAMTTALAGDAESTWKGLLDGQSGIRTLTDSFVEEYDLPVRIGGHLVEPPEAFDEGLTRQELRRLSYLQKMSTVLGRRAWAHAGSPEVDTTRLMVAVGTGMGSSEELVWAYDGMRERGLRAVSPLVVQKYMPNGAAAAIGLDRKAKAGVITPISACASGSEAIAHAWQQIVLGEADVAICGGVETRIEAVPIAGFAQMRIVLSNSNDDPEGACRPFDRDRNGFVFGEGGAVLVIETEEHAKARGAEIFARLMGASITSDGYHIVAPDPDGQSAGRAMTRAIQVAGLTPADITHVNAHATGTSVGDVAEGHAINNALGAHGGNAAVYAPKAALGHSVGAVGAVESILTVLALRDQVIPATRNLTNLDPEIDLDVVAGEPRPGNYEYAINNSFGFGGHNVALAFGRY from the coding sequence ATGTCAACACTGGCTACAGGCAACGGTTTTCCCAACGTCGTCGTCACCGGTTTTGCCATGACGACCGCTCTGGCCGGCGACGCAGAGAGCACCTGGAAAGGTCTGCTCGACGGCCAGAGCGGGATTCGTACGCTCACCGACTCGTTCGTCGAGGAATACGACCTCCCGGTACGGATCGGTGGGCACCTCGTCGAACCCCCGGAAGCCTTCGACGAGGGGCTGACCCGGCAAGAACTGCGACGCCTGTCCTATCTGCAGAAGATGTCCACGGTTCTGGGTCGGCGTGCGTGGGCGCACGCCGGTTCGCCCGAGGTCGACACGACGCGCCTGATGGTGGCGGTCGGCACCGGGATGGGGTCCTCCGAGGAGCTGGTCTGGGCCTACGACGGCATGCGGGAACGAGGCCTGCGAGCCGTCTCGCCGCTGGTCGTGCAGAAGTACATGCCCAACGGGGCGGCGGCGGCCATCGGGCTGGACCGCAAGGCCAAGGCCGGGGTGATCACCCCGATCTCGGCCTGCGCGTCGGGATCCGAGGCCATCGCCCACGCCTGGCAACAGATCGTGCTCGGTGAGGCCGACGTGGCGATCTGCGGTGGCGTGGAGACCCGGATCGAAGCGGTGCCCATCGCCGGGTTCGCCCAGATGCGCATCGTGTTGTCCAACTCCAACGACGACCCGGAGGGCGCCTGCCGACCGTTCGACCGCGACCGCAACGGGTTCGTGTTCGGCGAAGGCGGTGCGGTGCTGGTGATCGAGACCGAGGAGCACGCCAAGGCGCGCGGAGCCGAGATCTTCGCCCGCCTGATGGGTGCCTCGATCACCTCCGACGGCTACCACATCGTGGCGCCGGACCCCGACGGCCAGAGTGCGGGCCGGGCCATGACGCGGGCGATCCAGGTGGCCGGGCTGACCCCCGCCGACATCACCCACGTCAACGCGCACGCCACCGGCACCTCGGTCGGTGACGTCGCCGAGGGCCACGCCATCAACAACGCACTGGGAGCGCACGGCGGCAACGCCGCGGTGTACGCCCCCAAGGCGGCACTCGGTCACTCGGTCGGCGCGGTCGGCGCGGTGGAATCCATCCTGACCGTGCTGGCCCTGCGCGACCAGGTCATCCCCGCGACCCGCAACCTGACCAATCTCGACCCCGAGATCGACCTGGACGTGGTGGCCGGAGAGCCACGACCGGGCAACTACGAATACGCGATCAACAACTCGTTCGGATTCGGCGGACACAACGTCGCGCTGGCCTTCGGTCGGTACTGA
- a CDS encoding TetR/AcrR family transcriptional regulator: MLSTSNDEQVEVGERILEAAASCLLALGVERVTLAAIARRAGVSRPTVYRRWPDSRSVIAALLTARITAAWSEVAQPGSGRAALVTRIVAVAARLRHDDVVMQVLHHAPELAMVYIAERMGASQRRLIDLVAGELRNAQDGGEVRAGDPRRLAAMCLLITQSAIQSAQVVAPILDEDALSVELAYTLNRYLS, from the coding sequence ATGCTGTCAACTAGTAATGACGAGCAGGTGGAGGTCGGGGAACGGATCCTCGAGGCCGCCGCCAGCTGTCTGCTCGCGCTGGGCGTTGAACGGGTGACGCTGGCGGCCATCGCGCGCCGTGCCGGGGTCAGTCGCCCCACGGTCTACCGGCGCTGGCCGGACAGTCGATCGGTGATCGCCGCACTGCTGACGGCACGCATCACCGCCGCCTGGTCCGAGGTGGCGCAACCCGGTTCCGGGCGCGCGGCGCTGGTGACGCGGATCGTCGCGGTGGCCGCCCGACTGCGCCACGACGACGTGGTGATGCAGGTGCTGCATCATGCCCCCGAGTTGGCGATGGTCTATATCGCCGAGCGGATGGGCGCCAGCCAACGGCGGTTGATCGACCTGGTCGCCGGCGAACTCCGCAACGCGCAGGACGGTGGCGAGGTCCGGGCCGGCGATCCCCGCCGGCTCGCGGCGATGTGTCTGCTGATCACCCAATCGGCCATTCAGTCGGCGCAGGTGGTCGCGCCGATCCTGGATGAGGACGCCCTCTCGGTTGAACTGGCCTACACCCTGAACAGGTACCTGTCGTGA
- a CDS encoding ACP S-malonyltransferase — translation MIALLAPGQGSQTPGMLVPWLESADSDAARDQLTAWSEISGLDLITLGTTATAEEITDTAVTQPLVVAATLLAYAELTKRRNGSALGADVAVAGHSVGEIAAYAIAGVISADDAVLLAAIRGREMAKACALEPTGMAAVLGGDEAEVLARLEQLDLTPANRNAVGQIVAAGPLPALDKLAEDPPAKARVRKLATAGAFHTQYMAPALEAYAAAADKIVAAGVSEPTVTLLSNRDGQPVTSAAQAMEHLVAQMTRPVRWDLCTETLRAREVTAIVEFPPAGTLAGIAKRELRGTPTHAVKAPADLDGLPEF, via the coding sequence GTGATTGCGTTGCTCGCTCCCGGACAGGGATCGCAGACTCCCGGCATGCTGGTGCCGTGGTTGGAGTCGGCCGACTCCGACGCCGCCCGCGATCAGCTGACCGCCTGGTCGGAGATCAGCGGCCTGGACCTGATCACGCTGGGCACCACCGCGACCGCCGAAGAGATCACCGACACCGCGGTCACCCAACCCTTGGTGGTGGCGGCGACTCTGCTGGCCTACGCCGAGCTGACCAAGCGACGCAACGGATCGGCCCTCGGCGCCGACGTGGCCGTCGCCGGCCACTCCGTCGGTGAGATCGCCGCCTACGCGATCGCCGGCGTGATCTCCGCCGACGACGCCGTCCTGCTGGCCGCCATCCGCGGCCGGGAGATGGCGAAGGCCTGTGCTCTCGAGCCCACCGGCATGGCCGCGGTGCTCGGCGGAGACGAAGCCGAGGTGTTGGCCCGACTCGAACAGCTCGACCTGACCCCGGCCAACCGCAACGCCGTCGGCCAGATCGTGGCCGCCGGGCCGCTGCCCGCGCTCGACAAGCTCGCCGAAGACCCGCCGGCCAAGGCCCGGGTCCGCAAGCTGGCCACCGCCGGGGCGTTCCACACCCAGTACATGGCGCCCGCGCTGGAGGCCTACGCCGCCGCCGCGGACAAGATCGTCGCCGCGGGCGTCTCCGAGCCCACCGTCACCCTGCTGTCCAACCGCGACGGACAGCCCGTGACGTCGGCGGCCCAGGCGATGGAGCACCTCGTCGCGCAGATGACCCGGCCGGTGCGCTGGGATCTGTGCACCGAGACGTTGCGCGCCCGCGAGGTAACGGCGATCGTGGAGTTCCCGCCCGCCGGCACCCTGGCGGGCATCGCCAAACGCGAACTTCGGGGGACCCCGACGCACGCCGTCAAAGCCCCCGCGGATCTGGACGGGCTCCCCGAGTTCTAA
- a CDS encoding LysR family transcriptional regulator — MSPVPDLRRLTHFIAVAESAGFTSAAQHLHLSQQALSHSVQQLEKEIGVPLLTRSGRRITVTAAGQVLLDEGRVLLAAARTLTRHTRAAAGAQPAEFVIGHSPAISTHEAYSLIAPAIAAAPDTSFTVMQLFPDRLTAGVRDGDVQLGLRRAVVPQEQLAGAVIRYDTLRVAVRTDHRLATRGRIGIAELADEPIALWAPPGASYYSDFLINACRRAGFEPQYRVSRVQGCPPEVAALTENAAAFVTAAAGPTVGGAVTIIDLDEPLLVPLQGLWQPHTSSAVRDLILRQSPAG; from the coding sequence ATGTCCCCGGTCCCCGATCTGCGTCGCCTGACCCACTTCATCGCCGTCGCCGAGTCCGCGGGATTCACCAGTGCGGCCCAGCACCTGCACCTGTCGCAGCAGGCGCTGTCGCATTCGGTACAGCAGTTGGAGAAGGAGATCGGCGTACCGCTGCTGACGCGCTCCGGCCGCCGGATCACGGTGACGGCGGCCGGCCAGGTTCTACTGGACGAGGGTCGCGTACTGCTGGCGGCGGCCCGGACCCTCACCCGACACACCCGCGCCGCCGCCGGCGCGCAACCGGCCGAATTCGTGATCGGCCACTCCCCCGCGATCAGTACCCACGAGGCGTACTCGCTGATCGCACCTGCGATCGCCGCGGCACCCGACACGTCGTTCACGGTCATGCAACTGTTTCCCGACCGGCTCACCGCCGGTGTGCGCGACGGCGACGTGCAACTGGGCCTGCGCCGGGCGGTGGTGCCCCAGGAGCAACTCGCCGGTGCGGTGATCCGCTACGACACGCTGCGGGTCGCCGTACGTACCGATCACCGGCTGGCCACCCGCGGCCGGATCGGCATCGCCGAACTCGCCGACGAACCGATCGCGCTGTGGGCGCCGCCGGGCGCCTCCTACTACAGCGACTTCCTGATCAACGCCTGCCGCCGCGCCGGGTTCGAACCCCAATACCGGGTCAGCCGGGTGCAGGGCTGCCCGCCGGAGGTGGCGGCGCTGACCGAGAACGCCGCCGCGTTCGTCACCGCGGCGGCCGGCCCGACGGTCGGCGGCGCCGTGACGATCATCGATCTCGATGAGCCCCTGCTGGTACCGCTGCAGGGGCTGTGGCAGCCGCATACCAGCTCCGCGGTGAGGGATCTGATTCTTCGTCAGTCCCCCGCCGGTTGA
- a CDS encoding PucR family transcriptional regulator, protein MPDKSASTPPGSPVLPRSTLDLLSAVPDTILRRLKNYSGRLATQADAVMGERLPFFAELEASQRASVQLVVQTAVVNFAEWMRDPHGNVSHTAQAFELVPQDLTRRIALRHTVDMVRVTMEFFEEVVPLLARSEEEVSALTVGILKYSRDLAFTAASAYADAAEARGTWDSRMEASVVDAVVRGDTGPELLSRAAALNWDTTAPATVVVGTAPPGPDAFAGQKASQDVRDVAERHGRAALTDVHGTWLVAIVSGPLLPTQKFFADLLGAFSDGPVVIGPTAPTLTAAYHSASEAISGMNAVVGWTGAPRPVLARELLPERALIGDASAIAALHTDVMRPLAEAGPTLTETLDAYLDCGGAIEACARKLFVHPNTVRYRLKRIADFTGRDPAVPRDAYVLRVAATVGRLANQAQHATISSADVTYATDSAALPPATG, encoded by the coding sequence ATGCCTGACAAGTCCGCTTCGACCCCTCCGGGGAGTCCGGTCCTGCCGCGTTCCACGTTGGACCTGCTCAGCGCGGTCCCGGACACCATCCTGCGCAGGCTCAAGAACTATTCGGGCCGGCTCGCCACCCAGGCCGACGCGGTGATGGGCGAACGACTGCCGTTCTTCGCCGAATTGGAGGCGTCGCAGCGGGCCAGCGTCCAACTGGTGGTGCAGACCGCGGTGGTCAACTTCGCCGAGTGGATGCGCGACCCGCACGGCAACGTCAGCCACACCGCGCAGGCCTTCGAGTTGGTGCCCCAGGACCTGACGCGGCGCATCGCACTGCGGCACACCGTCGACATGGTGCGGGTCACCATGGAGTTCTTCGAGGAAGTCGTGCCGTTGTTGGCCCGCTCCGAAGAAGAGGTCTCCGCGCTGACGGTGGGCATCCTCAAATACAGTCGCGACCTGGCCTTCACCGCGGCGTCGGCCTACGCGGACGCCGCCGAGGCCCGGGGCACCTGGGACTCCCGGATGGAGGCCAGCGTGGTGGACGCCGTGGTGCGCGGCGACACCGGGCCCGAACTGCTCAGTCGCGCCGCGGCGCTGAACTGGGACACCACCGCTCCGGCCACCGTCGTGGTCGGCACCGCCCCACCGGGACCGGACGCCTTCGCCGGGCAGAAGGCCAGCCAGGATGTCCGCGACGTCGCCGAACGTCACGGCCGTGCGGCGTTGACCGACGTCCACGGCACCTGGCTGGTGGCCATCGTGTCCGGCCCGCTGTTGCCCACCCAGAAGTTCTTCGCCGACCTGCTCGGCGCGTTCTCCGACGGGCCGGTGGTGATCGGCCCGACCGCGCCGACGCTGACCGCGGCCTACCACAGCGCCAGCGAGGCGATCTCGGGGATGAACGCCGTCGTCGGCTGGACCGGGGCACCGCGCCCGGTGCTGGCCCGCGAACTGCTGCCGGAGCGGGCCCTGATCGGGGACGCCTCGGCGATCGCGGCGCTACACACCGACGTGATGCGACCTCTGGCCGAGGCGGGCCCCACGCTCACCGAGACCCTCGACGCGTATCTGGACTGCGGTGGCGCGATCGAGGCCTGCGCACGAAAGTTGTTCGTTCATCCCAACACGGTCCGGTACCGGCTCAAGCGGATCGCCGACTTCACCGGACGCGATCCGGCGGTCCCCCGCGACGCCTATGTGCTGCGGGTCGCGGCGACGGTGGGGCGGCTGGCCAATCAGGCGCAGCATGCCACCATCAGCAGCGCAGACGTGACGTATGCCACCGACAGCGCCGCGCTACCACCCGCGACCGGCTGA
- a CDS encoding glycerol-3-phosphate dehydrogenase/oxidase, producing the protein MIPDFAALNAARRTAELTALADGGTVDVVVIGAGITGTGIALDAATRGLRVVCVDKHDLAFGTSRWSSKLVHGGLRYLATGNVGIARRSAIERGILMSRNAPHLVRAMPQLVPLLASMRTRDRALVRAGFLAGDGLRRLAGTSPEVLPRSRRISAERAAQLAPTVRRDGLDGGLLAYDGQLIDDARLVTAVARTAAQHGATVLTYVAASQATGDGVRLTDRFSGASFDVAARTVINATGVWAADIDPGLRLRPSRGTHLVFDAAAFGNPTAALTVPIPGELNRFVFAMPEQLGRVYLGLTDEEAPGPIPDVPRPTDAEISFLLDTVNTALDTALWMTDVRGAYAGLRPLIDTGEGRTADVSRNHAVVESGSGVFSVIGGKLTEYRHMAEDVLDRAVRARGLAASSCRTRDLPLIGAPGNPGAQGPAAELPASLVARYGAEAANVLAAGTCRRPGDPVADGIDVLRAEFEYAVSHEGALTVADIVDRRTRIGLVDSDRDRVLAVAREFAPMPDQPAGD; encoded by the coding sequence GTGATCCCGGACTTCGCCGCGCTCAACGCCGCCCGCCGTACCGCCGAACTGACCGCGCTGGCCGACGGGGGGACCGTCGACGTCGTCGTGATCGGGGCGGGCATCACCGGCACCGGGATCGCACTGGACGCGGCCACCCGCGGCCTGCGGGTGGTGTGCGTGGACAAACACGACCTGGCATTCGGGACCAGCCGGTGGAGCTCCAAACTGGTGCACGGCGGGCTGCGGTATCTGGCGACCGGCAACGTCGGTATCGCGCGACGCAGTGCCATCGAACGCGGAATCCTGATGAGCCGCAACGCTCCTCACCTGGTGCGGGCCATGCCGCAACTGGTTCCGCTGCTGGCCTCGATGCGCACCCGCGACCGTGCCCTGGTGCGGGCGGGATTCCTGGCCGGCGACGGGCTGCGCCGGCTGGCCGGAACCTCGCCGGAGGTGTTGCCGCGGTCGCGCCGGATCTCGGCCGAGCGGGCCGCGCAACTGGCGCCGACGGTGCGCCGGGACGGCCTCGACGGGGGCCTGCTGGCCTATGACGGACAGTTGATCGACGACGCGAGACTGGTCACGGCGGTGGCCCGCACGGCGGCGCAGCACGGTGCGACGGTCCTGACCTATGTCGCCGCGTCGCAGGCCACCGGGGACGGGGTGCGGTTGACCGACCGGTTCTCCGGCGCATCGTTCGACGTCGCGGCCCGAACGGTGATCAACGCGACCGGGGTGTGGGCCGCCGACATCGACCCGGGGCTGCGGCTTCGGCCGAGCCGCGGGACCCACCTGGTGTTCGACGCGGCGGCTTTCGGCAATCCGACTGCGGCCCTGACGGTTCCGATCCCCGGCGAACTGAACAGATTCGTCTTCGCGATGCCCGAACAATTGGGCCGTGTCTACCTGGGGCTGACCGACGAAGAAGCACCCGGACCGATTCCCGACGTCCCGCGGCCCACCGATGCGGAGATCTCGTTCCTGCTCGACACCGTCAACACCGCACTCGACACCGCCCTGTGGATGACGGATGTCCGCGGCGCCTATGCCGGGCTGCGGCCGCTGATCGATACCGGGGAGGGGCGCACCGCGGATGTCTCACGCAACCACGCCGTCGTCGAATCGGGGTCGGGAGTGTTCAGCGTGATCGGCGGCAAACTGACCGAATACCGGCACATGGCCGAAGACGTGCTGGATCGCGCGGTGCGGGCGCGGGGCCTGGCGGCGTCGTCCTGCCGCACCCGCGATCTGCCGCTGATCGGGGCCCCCGGCAATCCCGGCGCGCAGGGCCCGGCGGCAGAACTGCCGGCATCGCTGGTTGCGCGCTACGGCGCCGAGGCGGCCAACGTGCTGGCCGCCGGCACCTGCCGCCGTCCGGGAGACCCGGTGGCCGACGGAATCGATGTTCTCCGAGCCGAATTCGAGTACGCGGTCAGCCACGAAGGCGCGCTGACCGTGGCCGACATCGTGGATCGTCGCACCCGGATAGGCCTGGTGGACTCCGATCGCGATCGGGTGCTCGCGGTAGCGCGGGAGTTCGCCCCCATGCCGGATCAACCGGCGGGGGACTGA
- the kasA gene encoding 3-oxoacyl-ACP synthase KasA, which translates to MSSKPSTANGGYPSVVVTAVEATTSLGADIDSTWKALLAGESGIHVLKGEFTEKWDLAVKIGGQLKDPVDDHMGRLDIRRMSYVQRMSKLISGRLWENAGSPEVDKDRLAVVIGTGLGGGEKIVETYDLMNEGGPRKVSPLAVQMIMPNGAAAVAGLQLGARAGVITPVSACSSGSEAIAHAWRQIVMGDADMVVCGGVEGGIEALPIATFSMMRAMSTRNDEPERASRPFDKDRDGFVFGEAGAMMIIETEEHAKARGAKPLARLMGAGITSDAYHMVAPGPDGKRAGYAMKRSLELAGLSAKDVDHINAHGTATPIGDTAEANAIREAGCQHAAVYAPKSALGHSIGAVGALESVLTVLSLRDGVIPPTLNYETPDPEIDLDVVAGEPRYGDYKYAINNSFGFGGHNVALAFGRY; encoded by the coding sequence GTGTCCTCTAAGCCTTCGACGGCCAACGGCGGTTACCCCAGTGTGGTGGTAACCGCCGTTGAGGCCACGACATCGCTCGGTGCCGACATCGACAGCACCTGGAAAGCCCTGCTGGCCGGCGAAAGCGGTATCCACGTCCTCAAGGGTGAGTTCACCGAGAAGTGGGACCTGGCGGTCAAGATCGGCGGCCAGCTCAAGGACCCGGTCGACGACCACATGGGTCGGCTCGACATCCGGCGTATGTCGTACGTGCAGCGGATGTCCAAGCTGATCAGTGGCCGACTCTGGGAGAACGCCGGTTCGCCCGAGGTCGACAAGGACCGGCTCGCGGTCGTCATCGGCACCGGTCTGGGCGGCGGCGAGAAGATCGTCGAGACCTACGACCTGATGAACGAGGGCGGGCCCCGCAAGGTCTCGCCGCTGGCCGTCCAGATGATCATGCCCAACGGCGCGGCCGCCGTCGCCGGACTGCAGCTCGGCGCGCGCGCCGGAGTCATCACCCCGGTCTCGGCCTGCTCGTCGGGTTCCGAGGCGATCGCCCACGCCTGGCGCCAGATCGTCATGGGTGACGCGGACATGGTCGTCTGCGGCGGCGTGGAGGGCGGCATCGAGGCCCTGCCGATCGCGACGTTCTCGATGATGCGTGCCATGTCGACCCGCAACGACGAGCCCGAGAGGGCCTCGCGTCCGTTCGACAAGGACCGCGACGGATTCGTGTTCGGCGAGGCCGGCGCGATGATGATCATCGAGACCGAAGAGCACGCCAAGGCGCGCGGCGCCAAGCCGCTGGCCCGCCTGATGGGCGCCGGAATCACCTCCGACGCCTACCACATGGTGGCTCCCGGCCCCGACGGTAAGCGCGCCGGTTACGCGATGAAGCGGTCGCTGGAGCTGGCGGGCCTGTCCGCCAAGGACGTCGACCACATCAACGCGCACGGCACCGCCACCCCGATCGGTGACACCGCCGAGGCGAACGCGATCCGGGAAGCCGGTTGCCAGCACGCCGCGGTGTATGCGCCCAAGTCGGCGCTGGGCCACTCCATCGGAGCGGTCGGTGCGTTGGAGTCGGTGCTGACGGTGCTCTCGTTGCGTGACGGGGTCATCCCGCCGACGCTGAACTACGAGACGCCGGACCCCGAGATCGATCTGGACGTGGTGGCGGGCGAGCCCCGTTACGGCGACTACAAGTACGCAATCAACAACTCGTTCGGCTTCGGTGGGCACAACGTCGCGCTCGCCTTCGGGCGGTACTGA